DNA sequence from the Thermodesulfobacteriota bacterium genome:
GCCTATCATGTTAAGGAGCGTGGTCTTGCCGGAGCCCGAAGGGCCGACGAGAGCGAGGAACTCCCCCTTCTCGACCGTGAAGTCAACGCCGCTTAGTGCCTCGACCGGCATGCCGACGTTGCTCGTGTAGGTCCTCTTAAGCCCTATCGTCTTTACGCATTCCATAACCAATCACCCTTTGACTGAGTTTCCTATCGCCCGAAACAGCCGCCCTGCAACAAGGGGTATAGGCCCGTTGCCCGTGCGGCCAGCACCATCGTCAACCACCTATACGAAGTGTATGGCCTCGACGGGTTTTAGCCTCGCCGCCTTAACGGCCGGATATATGGACACAAGGAGCGCGGTCGCGAATATTACGGCGGAAGACCAGACGACCCGTCCGGCGTGCGTCTCGGGATATACGACCGGGTTAAGGGCCGCCAGGAACTCCATTGCCGTGGACCACTGGGAGAGGTCCATGCCGTTTACGGCTATCGCCTCGTTCGCCGCTATGCCGATTACCGCTCCCGCTATGACGCCCGCAAGGCCCAGGAAGAACGACTCGAGCATGACGAGCGTTACTATCTCCCTCGGCTTCGTGCCGAGCGCCATCATTATGCCGAACTCCCTCGTCCTCTCCATTATACTCATGAGCATGGTATTCAGTATCCCGAGCGAGACGACGACCAGTATTATAACGAGTACCACGTACATGAAGATATCATCAAGCTCTATCATCTCGTGCAGGGCAGGCATGAGCTCCTGCCAGGGGAGCACCTCGTATCCGAGCGGCTCGAGGGCCGCCCTGAGGCTTGCCGTGGCGGGCCCGACCTCGTCGGGCCTCTTAAGGAGCAGCGAGACCTCGGTGGCACTCTCTCCCATGACCGCCATCTCGCGCGCGTCGGCGAGGCTTATG
Encoded proteins:
- a CDS encoding FtsX-like permease family protein, translated to VIRGEYLDGEKGGVLLGHRLAKRLTAEIGEKVVLMIQAADGSLGAELFRVKGIFRMGSIEMDSSLAVISLADAREMAVMGESATEVSLLLKRPDEVGPATASLRAALEPLGYEVLPWQELMPALHEMIELDDIFMYVVLVIILVVVSLGILNTMLMSIMERTREFGIMMALGTKPREIVTLVMLESFFLGLAGVIAGAVIGIAANEAIAVNGMDLSQWSTAMEFLAALNPVVYPETHAGRVVWSSAVIFATALLVSIYPAVKAARLKPVEAIHFV